GAGCTGGCCGGCGAGCTGTCCGCGGCCCCGGGTGCGGGTGGGAAGCCGATCCACGAGTGGCTCGAGGTGCGCCCGTTCCTGGCCGCGCACGCGACCACCACGGAGTGACGCACGGTGGACGAGGTCCTGCTGCGGACCCTCACCCCCACGGTGATCGGGATCCTCGTCCGTCGCGGAGCTGATTTCGCGGCGGCCGAGGATGCCCTGCAGGACGCCCTGGTCGAAGCGGTACGCGGGTGGTCCGATGATCCGCCGCGGGACCCCCCGGGCTGGTTGGTCACCGTGGCCTGGCGCAAGTTCCTCGACGCCGCCCGCGCCGACACCTCCCGGCGGCGGCGCGAGGTGCTCGTCGAGGTCGAACCCGTGCCCGGCCCGGGCGAGGCGGTGGACGACACGCTTCAGCTGTATTTCCTGTGCGCGCATCCGTCCCTGACGCCCGCCTCGGCGGTCGCGCTGACGCTGCGCGCGGTCGGCGGCCTGACCACGCGTCAGATCGCGGAGGCCTACCTCGTGCCGGAGGCGACGATGGCCCAGCGCATCAGCCGGGCCAAGCGGACCGTCTCCTCCGTCCGGTTCAACCAGCCCGGTGACGTCGCCACGGTGCTGCGGGTCCTCTACCTCGTCTTCAACGAGGGCTACTCCGGCGACGTCGACCTCGCCGGCGAGGCGATCCGGCTCACTCGCCAACTGGCGGCCAGGACGAAGCACGAGGAGGTGGCGGGCCTGCTCGCGCTCATGCTGCTCCACCACGCACGGCGCCCGGCCCGGACCCGCCCCGACGGCAGCCTCGTGCCGCTCGCCGAGCAGGACCGCAGCCGGTGGAACACCCGGCTGATCGCCGAGGGCGTCGACGTACTCCAGGCCGCCCTTGCCCGCGACCGCCTGGGCGAGTTCCAGGTCCAGGCCGCCATCGCCGCGCTCCACGCCGACGCCCGGACGGCCGAGGAGACCGACTGGGTGCAGATCGTCGAGTGGTACGACGAACTGCTGCGGCTCACCGACAACCCGGTGGCCCGGCTCAACCGGGCCGTCGCGGTCGGCGAGGCCGACGGCCCGCGGGCCGGCCTGGCCGCCCTGGCGGGGCTCGACCCCGCGCTGCCCCGCCACACCGCCGTCGCGGCGTACCTGCACGAGCGGGACGGTGACTCGGTCACGGCGGCACGGCTCTACGCCGAAGCCGCCCGATCAGCGCCCAACCTCCCCGAACGCGACCACCTCACGCGACAGGCCGCCCGGCTCAACGCGCAGCTGCGCAGTTGAGCCGCGACGGGCCCGTCCCCCGGTTCGCCGAGGCGGTGCCGCCGCCGGACGCGGTGCTGCTGGGCGGGCCGCTGCTGTTCGAGCTGGGCCTGCTGGCGCTGCTGGTCCGGGCGGTCGTGCGGCGGGTGCTGCCGGCGTGGGGGCCGGTGCTGGTGCTGGCCGGGTTCGTGGCGATCGCGGT
This sequence is a window from Micromonospora sp. NBRC 110009. Protein-coding genes within it:
- a CDS encoding RNA polymerase sigma factor, with amino-acid sequence MDEVLLRTLTPTVIGILVRRGADFAAAEDALQDALVEAVRGWSDDPPRDPPGWLVTVAWRKFLDAARADTSRRRREVLVEVEPVPGPGEAVDDTLQLYFLCAHPSLTPASAVALTLRAVGGLTTRQIAEAYLVPEATMAQRISRAKRTVSSVRFNQPGDVATVLRVLYLVFNEGYSGDVDLAGEAIRLTRQLAARTKHEEVAGLLALMLLHHARRPARTRPDGSLVPLAEQDRSRWNTRLIAEGVDVLQAALARDRLGEFQVQAAIAALHADARTAEETDWVQIVEWYDELLRLTDNPVARLNRAVAVGEADGPRAGLAALAGLDPALPRHTAVAAYLHERDGDSVTAARLYAEAARSAPNLPERDHLTRQAARLNAQLRS